The proteins below are encoded in one region of Micromonospora yangpuensis:
- a CDS encoding sugar ABC transporter ATP-binding protein, with protein MSDAQPLLALRGVGKSFLGVRVLDAVDLDVTPGEVHAVVGENGAGKSTLMKIVSGGHAPDGGTVEFAGRPRSFRGPRDAQHAGIGIIHQEFNLLPERTVAENVHLGHEPVRRGLVDRRAMLTRTRELLDSIGQQAVPADVPVRRLGVARQQVVEIAKALALDARLLIMDEPTAALADHEVELLYALVRRLQERGIGLLYVSHRLAEVFDLADRITVLKDGRRVTTVRTADTTADELVRHMVGRELSHYYPDRARPDDRGPVRLTVRHGTNRRLRGVDLELRAGEVLGLGGLQGSGRSAVARAIFGVEPFTAGELTLDDTPVRLRSPRAAMRAGIAYVTEDRKGEGIVARQSVLDNALLASRAVGTGRARRGVRVRELLTAVQVRAAGVDQEIRFLSGGNQQKVVLARWLALDPRILLFDEPTRGIDVGAKSTIHDLVRRLARDGAAVLMISSDLPELLGMSDRIVVMRDGAVAGELPAGATEEEVVALAVGTAR; from the coding sequence ATGTCGGATGCGCAGCCGTTGCTCGCCCTGCGCGGGGTCGGCAAGTCCTTCCTCGGGGTACGCGTACTCGACGCGGTCGACCTCGACGTCACCCCCGGTGAGGTGCACGCCGTCGTCGGCGAGAACGGTGCCGGCAAGTCCACCCTGATGAAGATCGTCTCGGGCGGGCACGCGCCGGACGGCGGCACCGTCGAGTTCGCCGGCCGGCCACGTTCCTTCCGTGGCCCGCGCGATGCGCAGCACGCCGGCATCGGCATCATCCACCAGGAGTTCAACCTGCTGCCCGAGCGCACCGTCGCGGAGAACGTCCACCTGGGACACGAGCCGGTCCGCCGGGGTCTGGTCGACCGGCGGGCGATGCTCACCCGTACCCGCGAGCTGCTCGACTCGATCGGGCAGCAGGCGGTGCCGGCGGACGTCCCGGTGCGCCGGCTCGGCGTCGCCCGGCAGCAGGTCGTCGAGATCGCCAAGGCACTCGCCCTGGACGCCCGGCTGCTCATCATGGACGAGCCGACCGCGGCGCTTGCCGACCACGAGGTCGAGCTGCTCTACGCGCTGGTACGACGGCTGCAGGAGCGCGGCATCGGCCTGCTCTACGTCTCCCACCGGCTCGCCGAGGTCTTCGACCTGGCCGACCGGATCACGGTGCTCAAGGACGGTCGCCGGGTGACCACCGTGCGCACCGCCGACACCACCGCCGACGAGTTGGTCCGTCACATGGTCGGCCGGGAGCTGTCCCACTACTACCCGGACCGGGCCCGCCCCGACGACCGTGGCCCGGTCCGGCTCACCGTGCGCCACGGGACCAACCGGCGGCTGCGCGGCGTCGACCTGGAGCTGCGCGCCGGGGAGGTGCTCGGCCTCGGCGGCCTGCAGGGTTCCGGCCGCTCGGCGGTGGCCCGGGCGATCTTCGGTGTCGAGCCGTTCACCGCCGGCGAGCTGACCCTGGACGACACCCCGGTCCGGCTGCGTTCACCACGCGCCGCGATGCGCGCCGGCATCGCCTACGTCACCGAGGACCGCAAGGGCGAGGGCATCGTCGCCCGGCAGTCGGTACTGGACAACGCCCTGCTGGCCAGCCGGGCGGTCGGCACCGGGCGCGCCCGCCGGGGCGTACGGGTGCGGGAGCTGCTCACCGCCGTCCAGGTCAGGGCGGCCGGTGTCGACCAGGAGATCCGATTCCTCTCCGGCGGCAACCAGCAGAAGGTGGTGCTGGCCCGGTGGCTCGCCCTCGACCCACGGATCCTGCTCTTCGACGAACCCACCCGGGGCATCGACGTGGGCGCCAAGTCGACAATCCACGACCTGGTCCGTCGCCTCGCCCGCGACGGCGCGGCGGTCCTGATGATCTCCTCGGACCTGCCGGAGCTGCTGGGCATGAGTGACCGGATCGTGGTCATGCGCGACGGCGCGGTCGCCGGTGAGCTGCCCGCCGGTGCGACCGAGGAGGAGGTCGTCGCCCTGGCCGTCGGCACCGCCCGATGA
- a CDS encoding ABC transporter permease, producing the protein MSALSLAAVPRRVPGVFLALALTLAVGWLVVAVNGGQLFNQATTVSLLHVAAGLGLVAVGQTLVVLGGSLDLSVAYVISLSTLVAAETMNGSDGAVLPAVGLTLAVCAGVGLLNGVLVTRLRVNAFIATLGVGLLLKGYLDSGYDGPAGSTAPALVQTLGYQRIGPVPLSFLLLVAVAGVAWFALARTRFGHHLVAVGGDPEVARLSGVRTTRVLLTAHVLCSLCAGLAGIYLASRLGSGAPRVGTEGLYDLESIAAVVIGGTALAGGRGGVLGTVAGVLLLASIDATFNQLEVDAFFKQVVRGVVIIAAVAVYARRNLRKAAWRP; encoded by the coding sequence ATGAGTGCGCTGTCGCTGGCTGCCGTGCCCCGGCGGGTACCGGGGGTGTTCCTGGCCCTGGCCCTCACCCTCGCCGTCGGCTGGCTGGTCGTCGCGGTCAACGGTGGTCAGCTGTTCAACCAGGCGACCACGGTGAGCCTGCTGCACGTCGCCGCCGGGCTGGGCCTGGTCGCCGTCGGCCAGACCCTGGTCGTCCTCGGCGGGTCGCTCGACCTGTCGGTGGCGTACGTGATCAGCCTGAGCACCCTCGTCGCGGCCGAGACGATGAACGGCAGCGACGGCGCGGTGCTGCCGGCGGTCGGTCTGACCCTGGCCGTCTGCGCCGGCGTGGGGCTGCTCAACGGGGTGCTCGTCACCCGGCTGCGGGTGAACGCCTTCATCGCCACCCTCGGCGTCGGGCTGCTGCTCAAGGGCTACCTCGACAGCGGCTACGACGGTCCGGCCGGCAGCACCGCCCCCGCGCTCGTGCAGACGCTGGGCTATCAGCGGATCGGGCCGGTGCCACTGTCCTTCCTGCTGCTGGTCGCGGTGGCCGGCGTGGCCTGGTTCGCGCTCGCGCGCACCCGCTTCGGCCACCACCTGGTCGCCGTCGGCGGGGACCCCGAGGTCGCCCGACTCTCCGGGGTACGCACCACCCGGGTCCTGCTCACCGCCCACGTGCTCTGCTCGCTCTGCGCCGGGCTCGCCGGGATCTACCTGGCCAGCCGGCTCGGCTCCGGCGCGCCCCGGGTGGGCACCGAGGGCCTCTACGACCTGGAGTCGATCGCCGCGGTGGTGATCGGCGGGACCGCCCTGGCCGGCGGGCGCGGCGGTGTCCTCGGCACCGTCGCCGGGGTGCTGCTGCTGGCCAGCATCGACGCCACCTTCAACCAGCTGGAGGTGGACGCCTTCTTCAAGCAGGTGGTCCGGGGCGTCGTCATCATCGCCGCGGTCGCCGTCTACGCCCGCCGGAACCTGCGAAAGGCGGCGTGGCGACCGTGA
- a CDS encoding ABC transporter permease, which translates to MATVMSTLRSRPLPLRVRPGGLLPILAMLAVLLLLVAVRQPDFLAPPSLMSFLGRSAPIILLAAGQYFVIVSGEFDLSVGSLVTAQVVVAARLIDSDPGRTWPVVAVLLVGGALVGLVNGLITTRLRVPSFVTTLGMYLILVGAVYLWSNGAPRGGLSEPFRQFGRRGFEDVPVLGRVPYALIVLLVVAAVAMLLMRSDFGRTLVAVGDNPRTAELSGVRVWRTRTIAFVLSGLAATVAAILLGGYSGVSFQAGAGLEFGAITAVVLGGVALGGGRGAVLGAMLGALTLELLFALMNFYGVPGALRSTVQGAIILLAVAVSATRSVPR; encoded by the coding sequence GTGGCGACCGTGATGTCGACCCTGCGCTCCCGTCCCCTGCCGTTGCGGGTCCGGCCCGGTGGCCTGCTGCCCATCCTGGCCATGCTCGCGGTGCTGCTGCTCCTGGTCGCCGTCCGGCAGCCCGACTTCCTCGCCCCGCCGTCGCTGATGTCGTTCCTCGGCCGGTCGGCGCCGATCATCCTGCTCGCCGCCGGCCAGTACTTCGTGATCGTCTCCGGGGAGTTCGACCTCTCGGTGGGTTCCCTGGTCACCGCCCAGGTGGTCGTCGCCGCCCGGCTGATCGACAGCGATCCGGGTAGGACCTGGCCGGTGGTGGCGGTGCTGCTCGTCGGGGGCGCGCTGGTCGGCCTGGTCAACGGCCTGATCACCACCCGCCTGCGGGTGCCGTCGTTCGTCACCACCCTCGGCATGTACCTGATCCTCGTCGGCGCGGTGTACCTGTGGTCAAACGGCGCGCCCCGGGGCGGGCTGTCCGAGCCGTTCCGGCAGTTCGGCCGGCGCGGGTTCGAGGACGTACCGGTGCTCGGTCGGGTGCCGTACGCCCTGATCGTGTTGCTGGTCGTGGCGGCGGTGGCGATGCTGCTGATGCGCTCGGACTTCGGCCGGACCCTGGTCGCCGTGGGCGACAACCCGCGCACCGCCGAGCTGAGCGGGGTGCGCGTCTGGCGTACCCGGACGATCGCCTTCGTGCTCAGCGGCCTCGCGGCGACCGTGGCGGCGATCCTGCTCGGCGGCTACAGCGGCGTGTCGTTCCAGGCCGGCGCCGGCCTGGAGTTCGGCGCGATCACCGCGGTCGTGCTCGGTGGCGTCGCCCTGGGCGGCGGTCGCGGCGCGGTGCTCGGCGCGATGCTCGGGGCGCTGACCCTGGAGCTGCTCTTCGCCCTGATGAACTTCTACGGCGTCCCCGGCGCCCTCAGGTCGACCGTCCAGGGCGCGATCATCCTGCTCGCCGTGGCGGTCTCGGCAACGCGATCCGTTCCGAGATAA
- a CDS encoding substrate-binding domain-containing protein, with product MRRGLAALTAVTLLALTGCATDEPTTGPSGSAAAGPGTGEQSKFFVRADYDAELALLDAAPTGPADKPWEQALNPTMKDTATFKKAGPHKLCFSNAALNNPWRQVGFKTMQAEVAAQGSRISEFVHVDAEGKDQKQIADINDLLGRDCDALIVSPNTTATLTPAVEAACRAGLPVVVFDRGVDTTCPVTFINPIGGYGFGHVGAQFVSQRMKPGGKVLALRILPGVDVLETRWSAAKVAFDKAKVDVVGVEFTDGDPAKTKKIVDDYLQRHGTIDGVWMDAGAVAVAAVEAFQDAGKPVPPINGEDQLDFLKVWKDAGLTAIAPTYPTYQWRTPIIAALRILDGQQVASPWKLPQPTITQDNLDSYLDADMPPLHYAMCGCTDLPGYPQRWK from the coding sequence GTGCGACGTGGCCTGGCGGCGTTGACCGCCGTCACCCTGCTGGCCCTGACCGGCTGCGCCACCGACGAGCCGACGACCGGCCCGTCCGGCAGCGCCGCCGCCGGCCCGGGCACCGGGGAACAGTCGAAGTTCTTCGTCCGCGCCGACTACGACGCCGAGTTGGCGCTGCTCGACGCCGCCCCGACCGGGCCGGCGGACAAGCCGTGGGAGCAGGCGCTCAACCCGACGATGAAGGACACGGCCACGTTCAAGAAGGCCGGCCCGCACAAGCTGTGCTTCTCCAACGCCGCGCTGAACAACCCGTGGCGACAGGTCGGCTTCAAGACCATGCAGGCCGAGGTCGCGGCGCAGGGCAGCCGGATCAGCGAGTTCGTGCACGTCGACGCCGAGGGCAAGGACCAGAAGCAGATCGCCGACATCAACGACCTGCTCGGCAGGGACTGCGACGCGCTCATCGTCTCGCCGAACACCACCGCCACGCTGACCCCGGCCGTCGAGGCGGCCTGCCGGGCGGGTCTGCCGGTCGTCGTCTTCGACCGCGGCGTGGACACCACCTGCCCGGTGACGTTCATCAACCCGATCGGCGGCTACGGCTTCGGCCACGTCGGCGCCCAGTTCGTCAGCCAGCGGATGAAGCCCGGCGGCAAGGTGCTCGCCCTGCGTATCCTGCCCGGCGTCGACGTGCTGGAGACCCGCTGGTCGGCGGCGAAGGTGGCCTTCGACAAGGCCAAGGTCGACGTGGTCGGGGTCGAGTTCACCGACGGCGACCCGGCCAAGACCAAGAAGATCGTCGACGACTACCTCCAGCGCCACGGCACCATCGACGGCGTCTGGATGGACGCCGGCGCGGTCGCGGTCGCCGCCGTCGAGGCCTTCCAGGACGCCGGCAAACCCGTCCCGCCGATCAACGGCGAGGACCAGCTCGACTTCCTCAAGGTCTGGAAGGACGCCGGGCTCACCGCCATCGCCCCGACCTACCCCACCTACCAGTGGCGTACGCCGATCATCGCCGCGCTGCGGATCCTCGACGGCCAGCAGGTCGCCAGCCCGTGGAAGCTGCCCCAGCCGACGATCACCCAGGACAACCTGGACAGCTACCTCGACGCGGACATGCCGCCGCTGCACTACGCGATGTGCGGCTGCACCGACCTGCCCGGCTACCCACAGCGCTGGAAGTAG
- a CDS encoding sugar phosphate isomerase/epimerase family protein gives MYAIGVNPWVWASPVDDAALAELVPRIAGMGFDAVELPIEQPGDWDPGRTRDLLDAHGLVAAGVCAVTPPGRDLVAAAPAVVEASAAYLRGCVDSAAALGAPCVGGPVYASVGRTWRMSAAERAACYADFRRALAPVAEYAGERGVGLGVEALNRYETSVVNTVAQTVELIDGLPSNVGIMIDTYHLNIEEADPYAALAAAGPYLTHVQVSGTDRGAVGADHLDWPRFFATLATTGYRGAVCVESFTADNDTIATAASIWRPLAASQDQLATDSLTYLRQLLR, from the coding sequence GTGTACGCCATCGGCGTCAACCCCTGGGTGTGGGCCTCACCGGTCGACGACGCGGCCCTGGCCGAGTTGGTGCCCCGCATCGCCGGGATGGGCTTCGACGCCGTCGAGCTGCCGATCGAGCAACCCGGCGACTGGGATCCGGGGCGTACCCGGGATCTGCTGGACGCGCACGGGCTGGTCGCGGCCGGGGTCTGCGCGGTCACCCCGCCGGGGCGGGACCTGGTGGCCGCCGCCCCGGCGGTGGTCGAGGCCAGCGCGGCGTACCTGCGGGGTTGCGTGGACAGCGCGGCGGCGCTCGGCGCGCCGTGTGTCGGCGGACCGGTGTACGCCTCGGTGGGCCGGACCTGGCGGATGTCGGCGGCCGAGCGCGCGGCCTGCTACGCCGACTTCCGTCGGGCGCTCGCCCCGGTCGCCGAGTACGCCGGCGAGCGGGGCGTGGGCCTGGGCGTGGAGGCGCTCAACCGGTACGAGACAAGCGTGGTCAACACCGTCGCGCAGACCGTCGAGCTGATCGACGGGCTGCCATCGAACGTTGGCATCATGATCGACACGTACCACCTGAACATCGAGGAGGCCGACCCGTACGCGGCGCTCGCCGCCGCCGGGCCGTACCTCACCCACGTCCAGGTCAGCGGCACCGACCGGGGCGCGGTCGGCGCCGACCACCTGGACTGGCCCCGGTTCTTCGCCACCCTGGCCACCACCGGCTACCGGGGCGCGGTCTGCGTCGAGTCGTTCACCGCCGACAACGACACCATCGCCACCGCCGCGTCGATCTGGCGACCGCTGGCCGCCAGCCAGGACCAGCTCGCCACGGACAGCCTGACCTACCTGCGCCAGCTGCTCCGCTGA
- a CDS encoding FG-GAP-like repeat-containing protein produces MTFGVGYSAWQESYIETALNQTYPARYYDRDDDMPLDPGELRKRDEVCVGDIRDMSAEQLARCAVRKKYDVPSGDALPGAVLIRVDPAADDVVFEVPGPASEENEKEWTAFVISTMGSVGKPIVQGLCMAWRAQRGANVADPPQVAGCAGVSELVANFVSRGAENLRDGEFRDPHAWGADLLAAVVAGGLAWLWEYKLVGVVQNDGRAFFQAVIAAPIQQMAQGVGRACPGCKKYFGSVYHVFYDAIFQQLPLTGSPTGSPTPTPRGLSALRVMPLGDSITYGVGVQDPEGTGYRARLWNGLADEAVLDFVGSQSSGTLPDKNHEGHPYWRIDQIGQLVECAIPRHRPNVVLLHIGTNDMSYNVDVAGAPARLDALISKIVRLAPETTVLVAQLVPAYNQGTNNQVQAYNAAIPGIVARHRAAGERVRVVDMSAVTRADLTDSVHPNAEGYRKMADAFLGAVKAARTEGIIVDPVAGDAGACTPTTGKAPDSLSDDSTASGTGWRWQGLVAPGVGATRDRVHFADVDGDGLDDYLVLDDQAKVKAWTNAHTLGDGYGWRYRGVVATGVGAVPENVRFADVDGDTLDDYLVLDGTGRVSAWINEYTPAGNFGWSYAGVIATGVGATREQVRFADLSGDGKDDYLVVDDQGRVTAYANEYHGGGTYGWSWMGQVASGVGATRDRVRFADVNGDARDDYLVVHDEAHVNVWLNTVPRVVVQAPGGRPPTIEWQNHGRTLTARGANRDQVRFADVNGDGKEDYLLVDSAGRAAAALNDQYGRPQAWDWQGVVGQNPDTSTSNGMVDLTGDGRADWIAVRSDGTVAAWINRQSQGGGYGWDYAGRITTGVTPGRERVRFADVDGDGKDDYLVLDDNGATRAWINKYAPSSGFGWDYAGVIAPGAGAPKEQVRFADLDGDRKDDYVVLDGDGALKVWLNRRTTGYGWDYAGRIGPGLHTARDEIHLADLNGDFRADYLLVDSAGRVWAWLNHYRDGRFGWWFDGLVASGVGASGSQVRFADLNGDRRADYLVESPNGQIRAWTFHGYVVAQDAPMPEAPTTPDVDVDLDPCALVVANRLPC; encoded by the coding sequence GTGACCTTCGGGGTCGGGTACTCGGCCTGGCAGGAGTCGTACATCGAGACCGCCCTCAACCAGACCTATCCGGCCCGCTACTACGACCGCGACGACGATATGCCGCTCGACCCGGGTGAACTGCGGAAACGGGACGAGGTGTGTGTGGGCGACATCCGCGACATGTCCGCGGAGCAGTTGGCCCGCTGCGCGGTACGGAAGAAGTACGACGTGCCCTCGGGCGACGCCCTGCCGGGGGCGGTCCTCATCCGGGTCGATCCGGCCGCGGACGATGTCGTCTTCGAGGTGCCGGGCCCGGCGTCGGAGGAGAACGAGAAGGAATGGACGGCGTTCGTGATCTCGACCATGGGCAGTGTCGGCAAACCGATCGTGCAGGGGCTCTGCATGGCCTGGCGTGCCCAACGCGGTGCCAACGTGGCCGACCCGCCGCAGGTCGCGGGCTGCGCGGGGGTCTCCGAGCTGGTGGCCAACTTCGTCTCCCGCGGCGCGGAGAACCTGCGGGACGGCGAGTTCAGGGATCCGCACGCCTGGGGCGCTGATCTGCTGGCCGCGGTCGTCGCCGGCGGACTCGCCTGGCTGTGGGAGTACAAACTCGTCGGCGTGGTCCAGAACGACGGCAGGGCGTTCTTCCAGGCGGTCATCGCGGCCCCCATCCAGCAGATGGCCCAGGGCGTCGGCCGCGCCTGTCCAGGCTGCAAGAAGTACTTCGGCTCCGTGTACCACGTCTTCTACGACGCGATCTTCCAGCAGCTTCCGCTGACCGGTTCGCCGACCGGTTCGCCGACCCCCACCCCCCGTGGCCTGTCGGCGTTGCGCGTGATGCCTCTCGGTGACTCGATCACCTACGGCGTCGGCGTGCAGGACCCGGAGGGCACGGGATACCGTGCCCGGCTCTGGAACGGCCTGGCGGACGAGGCGGTGCTGGACTTCGTCGGCTCGCAGAGCAGCGGAACGCTGCCGGACAAGAACCACGAGGGCCACCCGTACTGGCGGATCGATCAGATCGGCCAGCTTGTCGAGTGTGCGATTCCGAGACACCGGCCCAACGTGGTGCTGCTGCACATCGGCACCAACGACATGTCGTACAACGTCGACGTGGCGGGTGCTCCGGCGCGCCTGGACGCGTTGATCTCCAAGATCGTCAGGTTGGCGCCGGAGACCACGGTCCTGGTGGCGCAGCTGGTCCCGGCGTACAACCAGGGCACCAACAACCAGGTGCAGGCGTACAACGCCGCGATTCCCGGCATCGTCGCCCGGCACCGGGCGGCGGGCGAGCGCGTCCGGGTCGTCGACATGAGCGCGGTGACCAGGGCCGACCTGACCGACTCGGTCCACCCCAACGCCGAGGGGTACCGCAAGATGGCCGACGCGTTCCTCGGTGCCGTCAAGGCGGCCCGTACCGAGGGCATCATCGTCGACCCGGTCGCCGGTGACGCCGGGGCGTGCACGCCGACCACCGGCAAGGCGCCCGACTCCCTCTCGGACGACAGCACCGCCTCCGGTACGGGCTGGCGCTGGCAGGGACTCGTCGCCCCGGGGGTCGGCGCGACCCGCGACCGCGTCCACTTCGCCGACGTCGACGGTGACGGACTCGACGACTACCTGGTCCTCGACGACCAGGCAAAGGTCAAGGCGTGGACCAACGCGCACACGCTCGGTGACGGGTACGGCTGGCGCTACCGCGGCGTCGTCGCGACCGGCGTGGGGGCCGTCCCGGAGAACGTGCGGTTCGCCGACGTCGACGGTGACACCCTGGACGACTACCTCGTGCTGGACGGCACGGGCCGGGTGTCGGCCTGGATCAACGAGTACACCCCGGCCGGCAACTTCGGCTGGTCGTACGCCGGGGTGATCGCCACCGGTGTCGGGGCGACCCGGGAGCAGGTCCGCTTCGCGGACCTGAGCGGTGACGGCAAGGACGACTACCTGGTCGTCGACGACCAGGGCCGGGTCACCGCCTACGCCAACGAGTACCACGGTGGCGGCACGTACGGATGGTCGTGGATGGGTCAGGTGGCCAGCGGGGTCGGGGCGACCCGGGACCGGGTCCGGTTCGCCGATGTCAACGGCGACGCCCGCGACGACTATCTCGTGGTGCACGACGAGGCGCACGTGAACGTCTGGCTGAACACGGTTCCCCGGGTCGTCGTGCAGGCGCCCGGCGGCAGGCCACCGACGATCGAGTGGCAGAACCACGGCCGTACCCTGACGGCGAGGGGGGCGAACCGGGACCAGGTCCGGTTCGCGGACGTCAACGGTGACGGCAAGGAGGACTACCTGCTGGTCGACTCCGCCGGTCGGGCCGCCGCCGCGCTCAACGACCAGTACGGCCGCCCGCAGGCGTGGGACTGGCAGGGCGTCGTCGGCCAGAACCCGGACACCTCCACCAGCAACGGCATGGTCGACCTGACCGGTGACGGCAGGGCGGACTGGATCGCGGTCCGGTCGGACGGGACCGTCGCGGCGTGGATCAACCGGCAGAGCCAGGGCGGCGGCTACGGCTGGGACTACGCCGGACGGATCACCACCGGCGTGACTCCGGGCCGGGAGCGGGTCCGCTTCGCCGATGTCGACGGCGACGGCAAGGACGACTACCTCGTGCTCGACGACAACGGCGCGACCAGGGCCTGGATCAACAAGTACGCCCCGTCCAGCGGCTTCGGCTGGGACTACGCGGGGGTGATCGCCCCGGGGGCCGGAGCACCGAAGGAACAGGTGCGGTTCGCCGATCTCGACGGCGACCGCAAGGACGACTACGTGGTGCTCGACGGCGACGGTGCGCTCAAGGTGTGGCTGAACCGGCGGACGACCGGGTACGGCTGGGACTACGCCGGGCGGATCGGACCCGGCCTGCACACCGCGCGCGACGAGATCCACCTCGCCGACCTCAACGGTGACTTCCGCGCCGACTATCTGCTGGTGGACTCCGCCGGCCGGGTCTGGGCCTGGCTCAACCACTACCGGGACGGCCGTTTCGGGTGGTGGTTCGACGGTCTGGTCGCCTCCGGGGTCGGCGCGAGCGGCTCGCAGGTCCGGTTCGCCGACCTCAACGGTGACCGTCGGGCCGACTACCTGGTGGAAAGCCCGAACGGCCAGATCAGGGCCTGGACCTTCCACGGGTACGTGGTCGCCCAGGACGCGCCGATGCCCGAGGCGCCGACGACCCCGGACGTCGATGTCGACCTGGATCCCTGCGCACTGGTGGTGGCGAACCGGTTGCCCTGCTGA
- a CDS encoding N-6 DNA methylase: protein MQENPTITAAEIARLAGVGRAAVSNWRKRHPDFPAPVGGTVASPEFDLVEVEQWLRVQGKLPELATADRLWRHLAAVSGSPTAGLAAVGARLLDRHRGVPTGPVDAQLAPLLPDLDALADEWGPQGAFDQLWHRFGAPGPGRSLATPDDLADLMVGLADVAGGVVLDPTAGSGALLRAAVRAGCTHAYGQELDPDLAAVAGLWLALRDVPGEVVAGDSLRADAFAGRAVDAVVCHPPFGATNWGDDELGHDPRWIVGTTPRTEPELAWVQHTLAHLRVGGHAVLLMPPTVASRRAGKRIRGELLRRGHLRAVVALPAGAAAPHAVPLHLWVLRRAAPDAPPPPRVLLVDAAAGGSVGTAAAGGSVGTAAGGGLAGTAARVRAVWRAFAAGDAEVDRDGFARAVPVIELLDEDVDLTPARRQPTIGRGATAEHLVRTRARLTDAVARLSALMPQVTAAASGAPAPETLSVAELVRTGALHLIGPVRAAPGAAPGGPGGAGPGDGDVTPARVLTGRDVVAGTDPSGYDDGTLSERVELLVGDVVVPVAAPQIVPRVVSTPGALLGGQLYLLRPHPGALDPWFLAGQLRSSGNDRQSASLSGTRIDVRRAQIRRLSLDEQRGHGQAYQRLVAWEATLAEVGVLGAELARLTGDGLADGALLPEGQPD from the coding sequence GTGCAGGAGAACCCGACCATCACGGCGGCGGAGATCGCCCGGCTCGCCGGGGTCGGTCGGGCCGCGGTCAGCAACTGGCGCAAACGGCACCCCGATTTCCCCGCTCCGGTGGGCGGCACCGTGGCCAGCCCCGAGTTCGACCTGGTCGAGGTCGAGCAGTGGTTGCGGGTGCAGGGCAAGCTTCCCGAACTGGCCACCGCCGACCGGCTCTGGCGGCACCTCGCCGCCGTCAGCGGCTCCCCGACGGCCGGCCTCGCCGCCGTGGGCGCGCGGCTGCTCGACCGGCACCGTGGTGTGCCGACCGGCCCGGTCGACGCGCAACTGGCCCCGCTGCTGCCCGACCTCGACGCCCTCGCCGACGAGTGGGGTCCGCAGGGCGCCTTCGACCAGCTCTGGCACCGGTTCGGCGCACCGGGGCCGGGGCGGTCCCTCGCCACCCCGGACGACCTGGCGGACCTGATGGTCGGGCTGGCCGACGTGGCGGGTGGCGTCGTGCTCGACCCGACCGCCGGCTCCGGTGCCCTCCTGCGGGCCGCCGTGCGCGCCGGCTGCACCCACGCCTACGGGCAGGAGCTGGATCCGGACCTGGCCGCGGTCGCCGGGCTGTGGTTGGCCCTGCGGGACGTGCCGGGGGAGGTGGTCGCCGGGGATTCGCTGCGCGCCGACGCCTTCGCCGGCCGGGCCGTCGACGCCGTCGTCTGCCATCCGCCATTCGGGGCCACCAACTGGGGTGACGACGAGTTGGGCCACGATCCACGCTGGATCGTCGGCACCACCCCCCGGACCGAGCCGGAGTTGGCCTGGGTCCAGCACACCCTGGCCCATCTGCGGGTCGGCGGACACGCCGTGCTGTTGATGCCGCCCACGGTGGCCAGCCGACGAGCCGGCAAACGGATCCGGGGTGAGCTGCTGCGTCGTGGCCACCTGCGGGCCGTCGTCGCCCTCCCGGCCGGGGCGGCCGCGCCGCACGCCGTACCCCTGCACCTGTGGGTGTTGCGACGGGCCGCGCCCGACGCGCCGCCGCCGCCCCGGGTGCTCCTGGTCGACGCCGCCGCCGGTGGCTCGGTCGGGACCGCCGCCGCCGGTGGCTCGGTCGGGACCGCCGCCGGTGGCGGCCTGGCCGGGACCGCCGCACGGGTGCGGGCCGTCTGGCGGGCCTTCGCCGCCGGGGACGCCGAGGTCGACCGGGACGGCTTCGCCCGCGCCGTTCCGGTCATCGAGCTGCTCGACGAGGATGTCGATCTGACCCCCGCGCGCCGACAGCCCACCATCGGGCGCGGTGCCACCGCGGAGCACCTGGTCCGCACCAGGGCGCGACTGACCGACGCCGTCGCCCGGCTCTCGGCGCTGATGCCGCAGGTAACAGCCGCCGCGTCGGGTGCGCCGGCACCGGAGACCCTGTCGGTGGCCGAGCTGGTCCGCACCGGCGCCCTGCACCTGATCGGCCCGGTCCGCGCCGCACCGGGCGCGGCGCCCGGTGGCCCGGGGGGCGCGGGCCCGGGCGACGGTGACGTGACGCCGGCCCGGGTGCTCACCGGGCGGGACGTCGTGGCCGGCACGGATCCCTCCGGGTACGACGACGGCACCCTGTCCGAACGGGTCGAGCTGCTGGTCGGGGACGTCGTGGTGCCGGTGGCGGCCCCGCAGATCGTCCCCCGGGTGGTCAGCACGCCGGGGGCCCTGCTGGGCGGGCAGCTCTACCTGCTGCGCCCCCACCCGGGCGCGCTGGACCCGTGGTTCCTGGCCGGACAGCTGCGCAGCTCCGGCAACGACCGGCAGAGCGCGAGCCTCTCCGGTACCCGGATCGACGTGCGGCGGGCGCAGATCCGCCGGCTCTCCCTCGACGAGCAGCGCGGGCACGGGCAGGCGTACCAGCGGTTGGTGGCCTGGGAGGCGACCTTGGCGGAAGTCGGCGTGCTCGGTGCCGAGTTGGCCCGCCTCACCGGCGACGGTCTCGCCGACGGCGCCCTGCTGCCCGAGGGGCAGCCCGACTGA